DNA sequence from the Microcebus murinus isolate Inina chromosome 18, M.murinus_Inina_mat1.0, whole genome shotgun sequence genome:
CCTCATTAAGCATTTGGTTTGAAGGAAACTGTGCATGTCTATTAATTATCCATGATACATACACgtataaacattttctgaaatttccCCTTTAGTCTCACCTGAGTTTACTTTTTACTTAAGATGTTTAGAGATCCTGAGGAGCTTCCTCTAGgctaaaatttaaagattaaaaaaaaaaaagcaaaataaagtaaatgaatggCTGAATGGTAAGGTTACAATTTCTACTAAGTTTTTTTttagggagggagagaaaaaatataatagaaaaataacaaaggggaaaaaactgCACAAAGGGCTCTATTCTACTATACTTCTAAATCGTAGAGAACTGGCATTTCAAAtttaagacataaaaaataatccttttgGAATTTCAAAGTAAGAAGTGGCCTGCAGCTTTCTGTTAGAAAAGAGTGGGATACTCAAATAAAATGCTCCCTGGTGGAGCAAAGGCCCCTTTAAACCTTTGTCAAGCTCTTACTGAGAAGCTCACAAAACTTAAAACAATGTGAACATGAGAGAGCAAAGCTCTCTCCAACATAAAGTTGAAAATGGCAATATTGCAAATTATAATTAGTGTGATGAACATTAATGCTTGCCATTTACAAATACATATGCCTACAGGGAATAAATACTGAACTTCTCTTTACGTCTATTTACAGACAGAATCCCAAGTCAGAATGACCTTTCAGGCAGAATCCTACCCTGGCAGAAGTAAATCATAGAAGTTCCAcagtaaattataaaaaataaggaatttggattttggcCTCCTGCCATTTGCAGTACAAATACCTTTCAAGTATTCTTAGTCTGCAAGGGgacttttatatttctaatggtaacaaataaaatatccataacTGGCTTCTTAAGAAACCATAGAGAGAGGCAGGTTTCTGGATAGAGGCGTAAGGCAAATCAAACACAACTACATCCTACACTAGGGCTCATTTTCCAGGCATGGCTTTGCTTTCAGAGAGATGCAGCTCAGCATCAACTCTAGCCAGGTTCTCCACACTGCTACTGGACTGGGGATACCTTTATTAGtcttttgaaagaatttaaattatatacacattATCGAAGCACATATTGGCAATGCTTGATATTTAAAGGAATCCCACAGTTAATTATTTACCTCCTTTGAAAATATGAACAGGTTTTCAAAATTGACTACAACTCTGGTCACATGAATGAAATTCAAAGATTTCTCATGTAAAAGAAAGATCTCAACTTCCTTCTACTGTGGATTTCTTTCCAAGACTGAAAAATTATACTTCCTCCTCAGTTTCCTTCCATATCTGAAATCTTTCCTGTAATATGAGAGGCACTTTTATTAGGTGTAGCATCTATTAAAACTATAAAGGCAGGGTAGAATTTGCTGAATGAAGTAATAACACTAGCCTAAGTAGGCATTACTTATAAGGACTTCTTTcctttaatataaaagtataactaCAGCAGTCCAATgtacaaatacaaaaaaagttCTCATACTAAAAAAAATGTACCATAATACTGTACATACAAAAACTGTTCAATaagaatgatttaaatatatgttcttttccAGATCTGGAAGACACAAATGTAAAGTTCTGCAACTGTATTATTGCTGAGAACATGTGCCCAGAACACCATGTTTCCCTCTTTTCACCCTCATCCCAACCTCGCCTTCAGAGTCCCCTGAGCTTGGATCAAGAGCCAACAGCATCCCTGAAGATAACCAGAGCCAAATGTTTACTCAATGGAAGTCATTATTCAGTGAGCTGTTGCTTACCATAAACCATGAAAAGCGTAAGTTTTAAGCCCAGCCAAGATTAAATCCAGACGGAGGTCTTCCCATCCCCTGATTTGCTACTAGCACTGCTTTTGTTGGACCCAGCTTTGGACGCTACTTTGGCCTTTTTTTCCCGGGGACCATGGGGATTGTTTTGGTGACTGTAGGCCTGGATTGCTAGATCTAGGCGTTCCTGAGCCATTCTGATCTCCCGCTGCAGAGTCTCCAGGTCAGCCGGGAGGTTCTCCTCATGGCTGCCGTACTGTTGTTCCTGGGCGATGTTGGCCTTGTTTTGCTTGTAGGCGATCTTAGCATTAGACAATTCGGTGTACTGGATTTGATCTGGTTTGACAGCAATGTTATAGCCAGGGGGAGCAGATGGTGTATTCCAAGTGAAAGGATAATTATAAGCACCCGGTTCTTCAAGTTCCCTCCTTTTACTGTTTAGGGAGTCTCGAATGGTCCCAAACCCTAAATGAAGCATCTCCCAAATGTTAAGCAATAGGCAAAGGCCTGTAACACCATACATTATCAGAAGGAAGATGGTCTTTTCAGTGGGTCTAGAAATAAAGCAGTCTATCTTATGAGGGCAAGGAAGTCTGCTGCACACATAAAATGGGTGGACTTGGAAGCCATACAGAAAATACTGCCCTATCAGAAAACCCACCTCAAATACGGTCCTTGCCAGCAACTGCAACACATAGATTTTCATGAGCCCATCCTCCCGAATCCGTCGTCGGCCATCATGCTTCGGTTTAGGTGGGCTCtgctctttattttccttttcactttctaATTCCATTTCTGGATACATCATGGGATCCTCTTCATGGtcttcttctgtttcttccagAGCCCGGTGTTGTTTCCAACGCATCGCATAGGGTTTGCTCCGAGCTGCTTTCTTGTCTGCTTCACCGTGCTCCATTTTGGCAATCTTATGAATGGCATAGCCCAGGTACATCACCGAAGGAGTGGCCACCAGGATGATCTGGAAAACCCAGAAGCGCACATGGGAGAGGGGTGCAAAGGCATCATAGCAGACATTCTCACAGCCCGGCTGCTCTGTGTTGCACACAAATTTGCTTTGTTCATCATAATAGATGGACTCTCCTCCTACAGCTGTAAGAACAATCCGGAAGACAATCAACACAGTGAGCCAGATCTTCCCCACAAATGTGGAATGGTTGTGAATCTCTTCCAGCAGGCGAGTCAGGAAACTCCAACTCATGGTGATTGAATTGGTTTGCcctaataaaagtggaaaaataccaaaggaaaaccaacaaatattaaaatcttaatttttatttatgacatTTCTAGGAACTACTACTTTACATAAGATTAAATATGAGCACCTCATTCTCTGCGACCCTTAGGTATGACTATTtttcagccactgtgcccagcctatttatatttatttattaccacAAGAAGCAACtggagaaaaaatttttaagagacaggttcttgctctgtcaccaggctagagggcagtggcatgatcatagctcgctgcaacctcaaactcctaggttcaagcaagcctcttgcctcaacctcctgagtagcttaggactacagatgcatgttGCCACACTcagctagtatttttttttttttaatttcttagagataggatcttgctatgttgcccaggctggtcttgaactcctggcctcaagtgatcttcccacgtTAGCTTCCCAAtgtgctggattacaggtgtgatctaCCACACCTACCacaattctactttttaaacCTGGGAAGATAAGAAAGCAAACCAGACTTTCTAGGACCCTGTAGGCCCAAACAAGTGCTCGTACACTGAAGTGAATAGTCCTAACTgaccaggcgcaatggctcacgcctgaatcctggcactctgagaggctgaggtgggaggatcacttgagctcaagaccagcctgagcaagagcgagaccctgtctctattaaagatagaagaaaaattagctgggcatcttggtacatgcctgtagtcccagctactcgggaggctaaggcaggaggatcgcttgagcccaggagtttgaggttgttgtgagctaggctggcaccacagcattcgcctgggcaacagagtgagactctgtctaaaaaaaagaaaattaaaatattaaaataaataaatagaattacagctatcatttattgagatgTATTTCTCAGATGCAGTACACTGGGTTCTTTACATATATTGttgtttttatgtgtatatgaagagtgaagagaaggaggaagggcgGGTGAgctacatatattgttttttcatGAGACCTTCAGAACACTTTGTGATATAGAGAAGAAAACAACACACAGGTGTAGTTATTCAGTCCAGTCACTGAAAGACCACCACTGAGAACATAAAGGAGACACTTGGGTTGGACTCCACTGTGAAGAGGTGGCTTATTAGGAAACTTAAATTGTGGAGCAAGTGACAAAGTGTTAAAAGGAATTATAGAGATGGTATAGCTACAAACTACACGTAATGATCAagaactgaaataaaagaaaggaactaGGAAGACACTCCCTAGCTAGGCTGCATAGCATAGCAGATTCTGGTTTTAATTAGAAGCCCACAGTGAGTGGTCTTGCAACAAATATCATAGCCCTTTACTACATAAcaaagtttataaattatatttctctatCTTGTTTATGGTAGATAGTAACACAACATTTTCAAAGACAGGTTTACTCAGATTTTTACAGGTAAAAAATCATCTAAATGATGCAAGTTCTTGTATGAAttggtaagtaaaaaaaaaaggaaagataattaaaaaaattaaaatgaattttttataaaaagaaaaaaaaacatctaaatgagataatatatgtaaaatcccTAATAGAGTCTTGGCACAACGTACATCTAGCTTTCCACTTCTTCTTTCCCAGTTTACTTCTGCAGATTACAGGGGATCTGTCACATTACCAAAGAAGTTTAAATACACTTTACCTGTTTTCCAGAACTTCTGTTACCCAAACTGTTCTTAGAGAAATGATGTCTTCCCTGCAACTTTTCCAGATTCcctctagaagaaaaaaagaaaagagcaggtCGTAAGCTTCCTCCCATAGAAAATAATGAATCACTAAAACGCCATTTTAAGGAagaagcaaagttttttttttcctttctttttttgagacagagtctcactctgtggcccaggctagagtgctgtggcatcagcctagctcacagcaacctcaaactcctgggctcaagcaatcctactgcctcagcctccagagtagctgggactacaggcatgcgccaccatgcctggctaatttttcctatgtacatttttagttgttcagctaatttctttctacttttaatagaaaccaggtctcactcttgctgaggctggtctcgaactcctgagctcaaacgatccacctgcctcggcctcccagagtgctaggattactggcttgaaccaccacgcctggccaagaaacAAAGTTTTCTACTTACCAAAGGAATCAATCACAATGAGATGGAAACAAGTCTGAGTTTGAATACCACTGTTTTCTCCTCCCATACATGTAGTAGGACAAACTATGTGACAGTGACCCAAAGATTCTTAAGTCATTGTATTCTAAGAAAATATGGCAGGAAGATGAGTCATTTGTGGAAATCTAAAGCAAATGAACTCTGGCACCCACTGGAAAAACCCAAAGCAGAAGAATCCCAGCAAATTAAAAGCAGGTCACTAAAGGCCTTGCAAAAATCTTCACCCTGCGTGCTCTATTCCCTGGAGCAGCCAATACACCTCTCACTGGGATTTGAGCAGCTAACTAAGATAAGAGCAAGCTGTCTATCTAAAACACCCAACTTCTGGCTCTCAGC
Encoded proteins:
- the GJC1 gene encoding gap junction gamma-1 protein, translated to MSWSFLTRLLEEIHNHSTFVGKIWLTVLIVFRIVLTAVGGESIYYDEQSKFVCNTEQPGCENVCYDAFAPLSHVRFWVFQIILVATPSVMYLGYAIHKIAKMEHGEADKKAARSKPYAMRWKQHRALEETEEDHEEDPMMYPEMELESEKENKEQSPPKPKHDGRRRIREDGLMKIYVLQLLARTVFEVGFLIGQYFLYGFQVHPFYVCSRLPCPHKIDCFISRPTEKTIFLLIMYGVTGLCLLLNIWEMLHLGFGTIRDSLNSKRRELEEPGAYNYPFTWNTPSAPPGYNIAVKPDQIQYTELSNAKIAYKQNKANIAQEQQYGSHEENLPADLETLQREIRMAQERLDLAIQAYSHQNNPHGPREKKAKVASKAGSNKSSASSKSGDGKTSVWI